The DNA segment CGCGCTGGCCGCGATCCAGACGATCCCGCTCACCAGGAGACGCCGGCGCAACTCGGCCAGGTGCCCCGAGAGGGGCATGGTGGGTAGGCTGCTCTCCGAGAGGCTCACCGGCACTCCACGACCCTTCGCGTCCACCGGCCGGGCCCTTCAGGCCTCGACACGGCTCAGGCGGTGCGGTCCTTTTCCTGCCCGCCGTTCCCACCGCTCGGGGGGGTCTCCGGGGCATCGGGCGGCACCGCCGCGGGCCGATCCCCCTTCGCCTCCTCGGCGGCAGCTGCCGGTGAGCGGTCGGACGGGCGGCGTGGGGGCTCATCGCTCACCGAACCCAGCTGGCTCGAGGCTCGCCGGAACTCGTTCAGGCCCTTGCCCAGCGCCTTCCCCACCTCGGGCAGCTTCCCCGGCCCGAAGACGATCAGCGCCAGGATCAGGATCACCACCAGCTCCATGGGACCCAGGTTGAACATGCCCACCACCCTCTCCTAGGCCTTGGCTCCGCCCCGGACCTCCGAGCCGGCGTCGCCGTGCAGCCCCTCGCGCGTCTCCCGCACCAACCCCACGGCATGCCCGAGCTGCGGCCACACCACGTCCAGCGACTCCACGGCGCCGCGCGGGCTACCCGGCAGGTTGAGGATGAGGCTGCGCCCCCGCACCCCGCAGACCCCCCGGCTCAGCATGCTCGCGGGCGAACGCTCCAGGTTCCGCACCCGCATGGCCTCCGAGAGCCCGGGGGCCTCACGATCGAGGACGGCCCGGGTCGCCTCCGGGGTCCGGTCTCGGGGCGTGAGACCCGTGCCGCCGGTGGTGAGGATCAACGGCACGCCGGCCACGTCGGCCAGCCAGCGGAGCCGTTCGCTCACCTCCGAGGGCTCGTCGGGTACGACCCCTCGCCACACCACCGTACCACCCCGGGCTTCGACGAACTGCTGCAACGCCTCGCCGCTGGTGTCGCCGGTCCCGCCGGCCCGGGCCTTGGAATCGCTGACGGTGAGGACCGCGACCTGCATCGCGCTACACCCGCCGCTCCACGCTGAAGTCGGCCACCGAGGCGAGCACCTGGCGCAGGGGCGTCGCGGGAAGCTCGTCCAGCCAATCCTTCGCCTCGCCGGCGAAACGCAGGGCCGTCTGGTACGTGTACTCGGTGGCGCCGTTCTCCCGCACCAGACGCAGGATCGTCTGGATCTCGCCTGTCCCGGGGATACCCCCGTCCAGGAGGGGCCGCACCGCCCGGCGGTGGTGAGGGTGCTTGAGAAGGTACAGGATGGGAAGGGTGATGACGCCCTCGGCCAGATCC comes from the Limnochorda pilosa genome and includes:
- a CDS encoding MogA/MoaB family molybdenum cofactor biosynthesis protein translates to MQVAVLTVSDSKARAGGTGDTSGEALQQFVEARGGTVVWRGVVPDEPSEVSERLRWLADVAGVPLILTTGGTGLTPRDRTPEATRAVLDREAPGLSEAMRVRNLERSPASMLSRGVCGVRGRSLILNLPGSPRGAVESLDVVWPQLGHAVGLVRETREGLHGDAGSEVRGGAKA
- a CDS encoding Sec-independent protein translocase subunit TatA/TatB, with amino-acid sequence MFNLGPMELVVILILALIVFGPGKLPEVGKALGKGLNEFRRASSQLGSVSDEPPRRPSDRSPAAAAEEAKGDRPAAVPPDAPETPPSGGNGGQEKDRTA